In one window of Nocardiopsis aegyptia DNA:
- a CDS encoding TetR/AcrR family transcriptional regulator, with amino-acid sequence MGTKGTATRSRLIEGARELLEAHGYAGTGLNQVLAASGAPRGSLYFHFPGGKDELVTAALETAGADVGAALAGLADDAPDAVALVQRMIDLFTTRMVESDFTKGCPIAAAAVDVAATNDRVHEVCTRVYSSWQRELAARFTVFGRAPEAADAQAWSALSLIEGAILLARATRSRAPLDRARASVALLLKDD; translated from the coding sequence ATGGGAACCAAGGGAACGGCGACACGGTCACGGCTCATCGAGGGAGCGCGCGAGCTGCTGGAGGCCCACGGCTACGCGGGAACGGGACTCAACCAGGTCCTGGCCGCCAGCGGCGCTCCACGGGGTTCGCTGTACTTCCACTTCCCCGGCGGCAAGGACGAACTGGTCACCGCGGCGCTCGAAACCGCGGGCGCCGACGTGGGCGCCGCGCTCGCCGGACTGGCCGACGACGCGCCCGACGCGGTCGCCCTCGTCCAGCGGATGATCGACCTCTTCACCACCAGGATGGTCGAGTCGGACTTCACCAAGGGCTGCCCGATCGCCGCCGCCGCGGTGGATGTCGCCGCCACGAACGACCGCGTGCACGAGGTCTGCACACGGGTCTACTCGTCCTGGCAGCGGGAACTCGCGGCCCGGTTCACGGTGTTCGGGCGTGCCCCGGAGGCCGCGGACGCGCAGGCGTGGTCCGCGCTCTCCCTCATCGAGGGAGCCATCCTGCTCGCACGGGCGACCCGGAGCCGTGCCCCGCTCGACCGGGCCCGGGCGTCGGTCGCACTGCTGCTCAAGGACGACTGA
- a CDS encoding collagen-like domain-containing protein: MGFVSRNAFPLSAAGLLLVSGGSFGVTHSAQQAALADQERQIAELQERTAELEEAQGEREDEVVSLVEGTDTARLDTDEELIADMLDTALTWETHAEYEEARSAMMTVYGLDADSAFMTEFLPEAPMNVDREGNEYALIDLLGLDSRVSDFHSEVLSVQGTEYSYLVLAELRTTSDDGQADAHSTATVLLATDGDGGVSGVEGYASTSPVRSAGPD, from the coding sequence ATGGGGTTCGTCAGCCGCAATGCCTTCCCGCTGTCCGCGGCGGGTCTGCTTCTGGTGTCGGGAGGCTCCTTCGGCGTCACGCACAGTGCGCAGCAGGCGGCCCTCGCCGACCAGGAGCGACAGATCGCGGAGCTCCAGGAGCGCACAGCCGAGCTCGAGGAAGCACAGGGCGAGAGAGAGGACGAGGTCGTCAGCCTGGTCGAGGGCACGGACACCGCACGGCTGGACACCGACGAGGAACTCATCGCCGACATGCTGGACACCGCGTTGACGTGGGAGACCCATGCCGAGTACGAGGAAGCGCGCAGCGCCATGATGACCGTCTACGGACTCGACGCGGACTCGGCGTTCATGACCGAGTTCCTGCCCGAAGCGCCGATGAACGTCGACCGGGAGGGCAACGAGTACGCGCTCATCGACCTGCTCGGACTCGACTCCCGGGTGAGCGATTTCCACAGCGAGGTGTTGTCGGTCCAGGGCACCGAGTACTCCTACCTGGTCCTGGCCGAGCTGCGGACCACCTCCGACGACGGGCAGGCCGACGCCCACAGCACGGCGACGGTGCTGCTGGCCACCGACGGCGACGGCGGAGTCTCGGGCGTCGAGGGCTACGCCTCCACGTCCCCGGTGCGCTCCGCCGGCCCCGACTGA
- a CDS encoding DUF418 domain-containing protein: MLLLIAGANAHYWFRQDQDASETAENLVAGLLYLLVDGRAYPLFALLLGFGLATIARRTIREGLAAGLDRDQAERRATARLRKRGLCLLAIGAAHSLVFAQDILGTYGLITVLIAGIVVARRRRAALLLATLGCALSTSFLAVSGSVAVLARSHGLAAQALFDEHLAGIAANLAIWTVATPATVLSSMALSSALLGAWLAGRGLIEQPHRHRRELAVVVLLGLVVPTAVFPMLWMGAGGTGALARVLTAWHQGPAGLLAGVAFLALVALAASTRAAGDGVLSRALTATGKRSLSAYLSQTALLALVAGALRVRGVESLASVWQLTVAVVIWSISVLVCALMERHGVQGPAERALRLLATARAR, translated from the coding sequence ATGCTGCTCCTCATCGCCGGGGCCAACGCTCATTACTGGTTCCGACAGGACCAGGACGCATCCGAGACCGCTGAGAACCTCGTCGCGGGTCTGCTGTACCTGCTGGTCGACGGACGGGCCTATCCGCTCTTCGCCCTGCTGCTCGGCTTCGGTCTGGCGACGATCGCACGCCGGACCATCCGAGAGGGCCTGGCCGCCGGCCTGGACCGCGATCAGGCGGAACGGCGCGCCACGGCACGACTGCGCAAACGGGGCCTGTGTCTACTGGCCATCGGCGCCGCACACTCCCTCGTCTTCGCCCAGGACATCCTGGGAACGTACGGACTCATCACCGTGCTGATCGCCGGCATCGTCGTCGCCCGCCGCCGGCGGGCCGCGCTCTTGCTGGCCACCCTCGGCTGCGCCCTATCAACGTCCTTCCTCGCGGTCTCCGGGTCCGTGGCCGTCCTGGCCCGCAGCCACGGCCTGGCGGCCCAGGCCCTGTTCGACGAGCACCTCGCCGGGATCGCGGCCAACCTGGCGATCTGGACCGTCGCGACACCGGCGACGGTCCTGAGCTCGATGGCGCTGTCCAGCGCACTGCTCGGGGCATGGCTGGCGGGCCGGGGGCTGATCGAGCAGCCGCACCGGCACCGACGAGAACTCGCCGTCGTGGTCCTGCTCGGACTCGTCGTGCCCACAGCGGTCTTCCCGATGCTGTGGATGGGCGCGGGCGGCACGGGCGCCCTGGCACGCGTCCTCACCGCCTGGCACCAGGGTCCGGCCGGGTTGCTGGCCGGGGTCGCCTTCCTGGCTCTCGTCGCCCTGGCCGCCTCCACCCGCGCGGCGGGCGATGGAGTCCTCAGCCGGGCGCTGACGGCCACCGGGAAGCGTTCCCTGTCCGCCTACCTGTCCCAGACCGCGCTCCTGGCGCTGGTGGCCGGAGCGCTGCGCGTCCGCGGCGTCGAGTCGCTGGCCTCGGTCTGGCAGCTCACCGTCGCGGTCGTCATCTGGTCGATCTCGGTGCTCGTGTGCGCCCTGATGGAGCGGCACGGGGTTCAGGGGCCCGCCGAGCGGGCGCTGCGCCTTCTGGCGACCGCTCGCGCGCGATGA
- a CDS encoding V-type proton ATPase subunit G — translation MAGRRFRGSATGTSQRDLPGALLGTTHTTGRTEQTAADARRDEQTVESPGGFGVSFANLRERERRADEQTAAETERDEDASEGMGAAERRAARKKERQLGGTFEDHPHLLAVKPRERYVFHSDYFRIDSHYACVLGFFHDDGARDDFAAFWGINRIPTGLPEDVTVVVLEQVRRMGEKWIEERIKTAEKLDRLEEGEQAQSGTMTSRRKAAKVSDDMEIVAGEIQDGASYLHVHHRLLVKAPSLEVLDDAVERIRRLYIDRFGTLTVAAYPGEQRQELTNLFGKNERKRGKGFHFTSVEFAGSHSLVTNGLNDPAGEYVGYMVGDVNNSAVLFDVNAYDHHVVVADNGVNPVLDRAHVPDMWGSKISQAALLSNARTVHIILDGARLDNLGPRLDGLTARLDMNSGDINMFEMFGPQEDELGIFPAHLEKVVLMAEQAYETTDQDRSIIRGALKETLTQFYIDKAMWARNAKHNRDRLRVVGVPHTQVPRLQDIVTYFDTQYRALANSTARDDEALHAYNILRLVFKDLLDNNGDLFNTHTSDEIDGVADARRVLYDFSRLLKRGKGVAMAQLVNVIGFAVDNLGLGDTVIVHGADNIDDRVKGYLGEQFGHLFLRGGRVAYLYNDVDRMLADSAFNRFDAADWTVLGPMRDATVTEYQRQLHQDIPPDLERLVTTRGENLAYLRRGHTNVVFHMDLALGVNPARADRRAQLIGAGRRKQRERKQSSAVVEAKGDIAEERAQRVAQNGAEARLRAEQAKPMRRAGRQGRVQGRSGQGEGRGSGR, via the coding sequence ATGGCCGGTAGACGTTTTCGAGGCAGCGCGACCGGGACCTCGCAGAGGGATCTGCCCGGCGCTCTCCTGGGGACCACCCACACCACGGGTCGGACGGAGCAGACCGCCGCCGACGCGAGGAGGGACGAGCAGACCGTGGAGAGCCCCGGAGGCTTCGGCGTCTCGTTCGCCAACCTCAGGGAGCGGGAGCGGCGGGCGGACGAGCAGACCGCCGCCGAGACCGAGCGGGACGAGGACGCCTCCGAGGGGATGGGCGCCGCCGAGCGCCGCGCCGCGCGGAAGAAGGAACGCCAGCTCGGCGGCACCTTCGAGGACCACCCGCACCTGCTCGCGGTCAAACCGCGCGAGCGCTATGTCTTCCACAGCGACTACTTCCGGATCGACAGCCACTATGCGTGCGTCCTCGGCTTCTTCCACGATGACGGCGCCCGGGATGACTTCGCCGCGTTCTGGGGGATCAACCGCATCCCGACCGGACTGCCCGAGGACGTCACCGTGGTGGTGCTCGAACAGGTCCGTCGCATGGGCGAGAAGTGGATCGAGGAGCGGATCAAGACCGCGGAGAAGCTCGACCGCCTGGAGGAGGGCGAGCAGGCGCAGTCCGGCACCATGACCTCACGGCGCAAGGCCGCCAAGGTCAGTGACGACATGGAGATCGTCGCCGGCGAGATCCAGGACGGTGCCAGCTACCTGCACGTGCACCACCGCCTCCTGGTCAAGGCCCCCAGCCTGGAGGTCCTGGACGACGCCGTCGAACGGATCAGGCGCCTGTACATCGACCGGTTCGGTACCCTCACGGTCGCCGCCTACCCCGGCGAGCAGCGCCAGGAGCTGACCAACCTCTTCGGCAAGAATGAGCGCAAGCGCGGCAAGGGCTTCCACTTCACCAGCGTGGAGTTCGCCGGATCCCATTCCCTGGTCACCAACGGCCTCAACGACCCGGCGGGCGAGTACGTCGGCTACATGGTCGGCGACGTCAACAACTCCGCGGTGCTCTTCGACGTCAACGCCTACGACCACCACGTGGTCGTCGCGGACAACGGGGTCAACCCGGTGCTGGACCGGGCCCACGTGCCCGACATGTGGGGATCGAAGATCTCCCAGGCGGCGCTGCTGTCCAACGCCCGTACCGTGCACATCATCCTGGACGGGGCCCGCCTGGACAACCTGGGCCCGCGCCTGGACGGGCTCACCGCCCGGCTGGACATGAACTCGGGCGACATCAACATGTTCGAGATGTTCGGCCCCCAGGAGGACGAGCTCGGCATCTTCCCGGCACACCTGGAGAAGGTCGTGCTCATGGCCGAACAGGCCTACGAGACGACCGACCAGGACCGCTCCATCATCCGCGGTGCGCTCAAGGAGACGTTGACGCAGTTCTACATCGACAAGGCCATGTGGGCGCGCAACGCCAAGCACAACCGGGACCGGTTGCGGGTGGTGGGAGTCCCGCACACCCAGGTGCCGCGGCTCCAGGACATCGTCACCTACTTCGACACCCAGTACCGGGCGCTGGCCAACTCCACCGCCCGCGACGACGAGGCGCTGCACGCCTACAACATCCTGCGCCTGGTCTTCAAGGACCTGCTGGACAACAACGGTGACCTCTTCAACACCCACACCAGCGACGAGATCGACGGAGTGGCGGACGCCCGCCGCGTGCTCTACGACTTCTCGCGTCTGCTCAAGCGCGGCAAGGGGGTGGCCATGGCCCAGCTGGTCAACGTCATCGGCTTCGCGGTCGACAACCTCGGCCTGGGCGACACAGTGATCGTCCACGGCGCCGACAACATCGACGACCGCGTCAAGGGGTACCTCGGCGAACAGTTCGGGCACCTGTTCCTGCGCGGTGGGCGGGTCGCCTACCTGTACAACGACGTCGACCGGATGCTCGCCGATTCGGCGTTCAACCGCTTCGACGCCGCCGACTGGACGGTGCTCGGCCCGATGCGCGACGCGACCGTCACCGAGTACCAGCGCCAGTTGCACCAGGACATCCCACCAGACCTGGAACGCCTGGTGACCACGCGCGGTGAGAACCTCGCCTACCTGCGCCGGGGACACACCAACGTCGTCTTCCACATGGACCTGGCACTGGGCGTCAACCCGGCCCGCGCCGATCGGCGCGCTCAGCTCATCGGGGCGGGTCGGCGCAAGCAGCGCGAACGGAAGCAGTCCTCGGCCGTCGTGGAGGCCAAGGGCGACATCGCCGAGGAGCGGGCCCAGCGCGTGGCCCAGAACGGGGCCGAGGCACGGCTGCGCGCCGAACAGGCGAAACCGATGCGTCGAGCAGGCCGGCAGGGACGCGTTCAGGGCCGGTCGGGACAGGGCGAAGGCAGGGGAAGCGGCCGGTGA
- a CDS encoding CPBP family intramembrane glutamic endopeptidase translates to MIRLVLERLNRSAVSPIPEGPESARRGRSRSWWAIIAQCAAGLLLYVGVSLTVGMLSGSAVLGVAVSGPVVFGAVAVWRRRTFGAWSARLVSDQAKEPRFWVFVLVGLVMCFLGSQSLAVWLYDALGSPAFDTAQSAQNAAPVALLLLALVVAAPAGEEALMRGLIHPLLRRRWPVAASALASSAVFAALHGNLVQVAVALPLGVLLAFVYEHVGRLWPVVALHALFNLASVVVPVRLVEAMATPVVFSAVLLGAAAVLAVLHPTPGNDDRDGRAPSPP, encoded by the coding sequence GTGATCCGCCTCGTGCTCGAACGCCTGAACCGTAGCGCCGTCAGCCCGATCCCCGAGGGTCCGGAGAGCGCCCGCCGCGGCCGATCCCGCTCGTGGTGGGCGATCATCGCCCAGTGCGCTGCCGGGCTTCTCCTCTACGTCGGCGTGTCGTTGACGGTGGGGATGCTCTCGGGTTCGGCGGTGCTCGGCGTGGCGGTCTCGGGTCCCGTGGTGTTCGGCGCGGTCGCGGTCTGGCGGCGCCGGACCTTCGGTGCGTGGTCGGCACGGCTCGTCTCGGACCAGGCGAAGGAGCCCCGGTTCTGGGTCTTCGTCCTCGTCGGTCTGGTGATGTGCTTCCTCGGTAGCCAGTCACTGGCCGTGTGGCTCTACGACGCGCTCGGCTCGCCCGCCTTCGACACCGCACAGAGCGCCCAGAACGCGGCGCCGGTGGCGCTGTTGCTCCTCGCCCTGGTCGTGGCCGCCCCGGCCGGCGAGGAAGCCCTCATGCGCGGCCTGATCCACCCGCTGCTGCGGCGCCGCTGGCCGGTGGCGGCTTCGGCGCTGGCCAGCTCAGCGGTGTTCGCCGCGTTGCACGGCAACCTCGTGCAGGTAGCCGTGGCACTGCCGTTGGGGGTGCTGCTGGCCTTCGTCTACGAGCATGTCGGCAGGCTCTGGCCCGTGGTCGCGCTGCACGCGCTGTTCAACCTCGCCTCGGTCGTGGTGCCCGTGCGCCTGGTGGAGGCGATGGCGACCCCCGTGGTGTTCTCTGCCGTGCTGCTGGGGGCGGCCGCGGTCCTGGCGGTGCTGCATCCGACCCCCGGCAACGACGACCGCGATGGGAGGGCCCCCTCTCCACCGTGA
- the arsB gene encoding ACR3 family arsenite efflux transporter, whose amino-acid sequence MTRADSTAPGPPAGTAAGSVAARLSTLDRFLAVWILLAMAIGLGLGRLVPGLNEALAALEVGGISLPIALGLLVMMYPVLAKVRYDRLDTVTRDRRLLLSSLVVNWVVGPAVMFALAWIFLADLPEYRTGLIIVGLARCIAMVIIWNDLACGNREAAAVLVALNSVFQVLAFGVLGWFYLDLLPGWLGLDTGGIDVSPWLIALNVVIFLGIPLAAGFLTRLLGERRMGRERYESVFLPRIGPWALYGLLFTIVLLFALQGGTITSRPLDVARIAVPLLVYFVLVWFGTFAFAKAIGMDYDRTTTLAFTAAGNNFELAIAVAIATFGVTSGQALAGVVGPLIEVPVLIALVYVSLAWRRRFIPARR is encoded by the coding sequence ATGACCCGCGCCGACAGCACGGCCCCCGGACCTCCTGCCGGGACCGCCGCCGGATCCGTCGCCGCCCGGCTGTCCACGCTCGACCGCTTCCTCGCGGTGTGGATCCTGCTGGCCATGGCGATCGGCCTCGGCCTGGGCCGCCTGGTCCCCGGCCTGAACGAGGCGCTGGCCGCGCTGGAGGTGGGCGGGATCTCGCTGCCCATCGCCCTGGGCCTGCTCGTCATGATGTACCCGGTGCTGGCCAAGGTCCGCTACGACCGGCTCGACACCGTCACCCGCGACCGGCGGCTGCTGCTGTCGTCCCTGGTCGTGAACTGGGTCGTGGGCCCCGCGGTGATGTTCGCGCTCGCCTGGATCTTCCTCGCCGACCTGCCCGAGTACCGGACGGGGCTCATCATCGTCGGCCTGGCCCGCTGCATCGCCATGGTCATCATCTGGAACGACCTGGCCTGCGGGAACCGGGAGGCGGCCGCCGTCCTGGTCGCCCTGAACTCCGTGTTCCAGGTGCTTGCCTTCGGCGTCCTGGGCTGGTTCTACCTCGACCTGCTGCCCGGCTGGCTGGGCCTGGACACCGGCGGGATCGACGTCTCCCCCTGGCTGATCGCGCTCAACGTCGTCATCTTCCTGGGCATCCCCCTGGCGGCGGGGTTCCTGACCCGGCTCCTGGGCGAGCGGCGGATGGGCCGTGAGCGCTACGAGTCGGTGTTCCTGCCCCGCATCGGCCCCTGGGCGCTGTACGGGCTGCTGTTCACCATCGTCCTCCTCTTCGCGCTCCAGGGCGGGACCATCACGAGCCGGCCACTGGACGTGGCGCGCATCGCCGTTCCGCTGCTCGTCTACTTCGTCCTGGTGTGGTTCGGCACCTTCGCCTTCGCCAAGGCGATCGGGATGGACTACGACCGCACCACGACGCTGGCCTTCACCGCCGCGGGCAACAACTTCGAACTGGCCATCGCGGTCGCCATCGCCACGTTCGGCGTCACCTCGGGGCAGGCCCTGGCCGGTGTCGTCGGCCCGCTGATCGAGGTGCCGGTGCTCATCGCCCTGGTCTACGTGTCACTCGCCTGGCGCCGCCGCTTCATCCCCGCCCGCAGGTAG
- a CDS encoding AAA family ATPase, which produces MRIAPLPITDPWFHRLARDGKADVRALNAVPCDITVHMETVTVLHHGIDQNYRPYLHLRGQIVQIRPDVELPFGITETQYRAGAEPGFDAYYEFDPAQLAELVGKGYFGTRFRVPESMTGIEWELPAEADFLVVAPENAEQPPLVFAGVRDQNSAVLTEENSGYTLAEYFPDYSAESPVRASVEPESTVPTHSGAIEDLFADEYLDDAEHRRPAGPGHRYAAVNPTGQASDSEFDRLVKELEAQRRETGDTTETDAGYDPESPAGALRERIGPGVRQALASRTEAAPAGVPERGTGRAWDQSAESGFLDWDEPEGTSGGSTAPVRTSADRWSPAGERQEEADDYQPGG; this is translated from the coding sequence ATGAGGATCGCACCCCTACCGATCACCGATCCCTGGTTCCACCGCTTGGCACGGGACGGCAAGGCCGACGTGCGGGCTCTGAACGCTGTGCCCTGCGACATCACCGTGCACATGGAGACGGTGACGGTGCTGCACCACGGCATCGACCAGAACTACCGGCCCTACCTGCACCTGCGGGGCCAGATCGTCCAGATCCGGCCCGACGTCGAACTGCCCTTCGGTATCACTGAGACGCAGTACCGTGCGGGAGCCGAACCCGGTTTCGACGCCTACTACGAGTTCGACCCCGCCCAGCTGGCCGAACTGGTCGGCAAGGGCTACTTCGGCACCCGCTTCCGCGTGCCGGAGTCGATGACCGGTATCGAGTGGGAACTGCCCGCCGAAGCGGACTTCCTCGTGGTCGCACCGGAGAACGCCGAGCAGCCTCCGCTGGTCTTCGCCGGTGTGCGCGACCAGAACAGCGCCGTGCTCACCGAGGAGAACAGCGGCTACACGCTCGCCGAGTACTTCCCGGACTACTCCGCCGAGAGCCCGGTGCGGGCTTCGGTCGAACCCGAATCCACGGTGCCCACGCACTCGGGGGCGATCGAGGACCTGTTCGCAGACGAGTACCTCGATGACGCCGAACACCGCCGGCCGGCCGGGCCCGGCCATCGCTACGCGGCTGTGAACCCGACCGGACAGGCTTCCGACAGCGAGTTCGACCGCCTTGTGAAGGAACTGGAGGCCCAGCGCCGGGAGACCGGAGACACCACGGAGACCGATGCGGGCTATGACCCCGAGAGCCCGGCGGGGGCGCTGCGTGAGCGGATCGGCCCCGGCGTGCGGCAGGCGCTGGCGAGCCGGACCGAAGCAGCACCGGCCGGCGTCCCCGAGCGCGGCACCGGCCGCGCGTGGGACCAGTCAGCCGAGTCCGGCTTCCTCGACTGGGACGAGCCCGAGGGCACGTCCGGGGGCAGTACTGCCCCGGTCCGCACGAGCGCCGACCGGTGGTCCCCCGCCGGGGAGCGGCAGGAGGAGGCGGACGACTACCAGCCCGGTGGCTGA
- a CDS encoding phage tail tip lysozyme: protein MPDPGDPAGGPSAKGDGAAGPDQGADAAKGPAGDTGPKLGAGGTSEAAKGAAESDTKGVAKGAGAVAAVPAVGVGAQLMVLLMFLNWLKGMFAAMLAMVMNLLNMIWMAILTVVKTVVGFALSVGAAIAGAVGGAISAVTGAAAAVGASLLAVATLVTGTVYSARENTTTAQRDAMPADCRAEAEKTVREIDSNTESGATSANMEATAEEVYSILAGMGMQDENIAGVLANFQHESGIDPTTVETIYNEPYEVGPRTREAEENGFQVELIDADYAADYPDIDLVGIGLGQWTNGRNKLLTDYAKSTGGEWYELETQLTFMLSEDDPVRVQFVQDLIENPSGSVEQSTEDWMFQWEGLTIESELTERQEDAKVWFAKLDGWEADEDRADSILEQAEATVDVANQNRRTAAVQECRTADVTSLSGAVGEVPDLSGMAAGGLVSCEETTTPTTATPLSCASRDAAIRAFPGAQWTKAGSAYCYRSSAGDHGSGRACDLMTSPIGTSGSAEEDAAGDQLALWYISNHESLGVKYVIWKQSIWNPSWSACAGERPGSEPRWPEWYNDVPDVPGGKWCGMPDRGSLTENHFDHVHISYVR from the coding sequence TTGCCCGACCCGGGTGACCCGGCCGGTGGACCCAGTGCGAAGGGCGACGGTGCGGCGGGGCCGGACCAGGGGGCCGACGCAGCGAAGGGCCCGGCGGGAGACACCGGCCCGAAGCTCGGCGCGGGCGGTACCTCGGAGGCGGCCAAGGGCGCGGCCGAGTCCGACACGAAGGGCGTCGCCAAGGGCGCGGGCGCGGTTGCCGCCGTCCCCGCTGTCGGGGTCGGCGCCCAGCTCATGGTCCTCCTGATGTTCCTCAACTGGCTCAAGGGCATGTTCGCCGCGATGCTGGCCATGGTCATGAACTTGTTGAACATGATCTGGATGGCGATTCTCACGGTCGTCAAGACCGTGGTGGGCTTCGCCCTCTCCGTGGGCGCAGCGATCGCCGGGGCCGTGGGCGGAGCCATCAGCGCGGTCACCGGTGCCGCCGCCGCAGTGGGCGCGAGCCTCCTGGCCGTGGCCACACTGGTCACCGGTACGGTCTACTCCGCCCGGGAGAACACCACCACTGCCCAGCGCGACGCCATGCCGGCGGACTGCCGTGCCGAGGCCGAGAAGACCGTGCGCGAGATCGACAGCAACACCGAGTCGGGGGCCACCTCCGCGAACATGGAGGCGACGGCCGAGGAGGTGTACTCGATCCTGGCGGGCATGGGCATGCAGGACGAGAACATCGCGGGTGTCCTGGCCAACTTCCAACACGAGTCGGGAATCGACCCGACCACCGTCGAGACGATCTACAACGAGCCCTACGAGGTCGGTCCTCGTACGCGGGAGGCCGAGGAGAACGGTTTCCAGGTCGAGCTGATCGACGCCGACTACGCCGCGGACTATCCCGACATCGACCTGGTGGGTATCGGACTGGGGCAGTGGACCAACGGCCGCAACAAGCTGCTCACCGACTACGCCAAAAGCACAGGTGGAGAGTGGTACGAGCTGGAGACCCAGCTGACTTTCATGCTCTCCGAGGATGATCCGGTTCGCGTGCAGTTCGTCCAGGACCTCATCGAGAACCCCTCCGGCTCGGTCGAGCAGTCGACCGAGGACTGGATGTTCCAGTGGGAGGGCCTGACAATCGAATCCGAACTCACCGAGCGTCAGGAGGACGCCAAAGTGTGGTTCGCCAAGCTGGACGGTTGGGAAGCCGACGAGGACCGGGCCGACTCCATCCTGGAGCAGGCCGAGGCGACAGTGGACGTCGCCAACCAGAACCGCCGCACCGCAGCGGTGCAGGAGTGCCGAACCGCTGACGTCACCAGCCTCAGCGGCGCGGTGGGCGAGGTCCCCGACCTGTCCGGCATGGCCGCAGGGGGGTTGGTCTCGTGCGAGGAGACCACGACCCCGACCACGGCGACTCCGCTGTCGTGCGCGAGCAGGGACGCGGCCATCCGCGCCTTTCCCGGCGCGCAGTGGACGAAGGCCGGCTCGGCCTACTGCTATCGGTCGTCCGCCGGCGACCACGGATCGGGACGGGCATGTGATCTGATGACCTCCCCCATTGGCACCTCCGGCTCCGCGGAAGAAGATGCTGCCGGCGACCAGCTTGCGCTGTGGTACATCTCCAACCACGAGAGCCTGGGTGTGAAGTACGTGATCTGGAAGCAGTCGATCTGGAACCCGAGTTGGAGTGCCTGTGCAGGCGAACGCCCGGGGAGCGAACCCCGCTGGCCCGAGTGGTACAACGACGTCCCCGATGTTCCCGGCGGCAAATGGTGCGGAATGCCGGATAGGGGCAGTCTGACCGAGAATCACTTCGACCACGTCCACATCAGCTATGTCCGCTGA
- a CDS encoding ArsR/SmtB family transcription factor, with translation MLTSVDADIIRALADPLRMRVVSLLAHETLCTTHLVEETGARQTNLSNHLRVLREAGLVETEPCGRYTYYRLCPEALESLSGALGDLAATARATVAADTKRACS, from the coding sequence ATGCTGACATCAGTGGACGCTGACATCATCCGGGCTCTGGCGGACCCCCTGCGCATGCGCGTCGTCTCCCTGCTCGCCCACGAGACCCTCTGCACGACGCACCTGGTCGAGGAGACCGGTGCGCGGCAGACCAACCTGTCCAATCACCTGCGCGTCCTGCGCGAGGCGGGTCTCGTCGAGACCGAGCCCTGCGGCCGGTACACCTACTACCGGCTGTGCCCCGAGGCGCTGGAGTCCCTCTCCGGCGCACTGGGGGACCTGGCCGCCACCGCCCGCGCCACCGTCGCCGCCGACACCAAGAGGGCCTGCTCATGA